The following proteins are encoded in a genomic region of Lujinxingia vulgaris:
- a CDS encoding TIGR04563 family protein — MASDKRKQSLYFPEDYLDEIREESLRQDRSMSWVVQKAWEIARETIKQFPAANDYLQGEDEQE; from the coding sequence ATGGCGAGTGATAAGCGCAAGCAGAGCCTCTACTTCCCCGAAGACTACCTCGATGAGATCCGCGAGGAGTCACTTCGACAGGACCGGTCAATGTCCTGGGTCGTTCAGAAAGCCTGGGAGATTGCCCGCGAGACCATCAAACAGTTCCCCGCGGCCAACGACTACCTGCAGGGCGAAGACGAGCAAGAATAA
- a CDS encoding carbohydrate-binding family 9-like protein codes for MSALNRPFSRHALVFSLALSAGTLCAACQSNEPQVVLTQEQWSQVREHILEEAPEPEHAIGATYNDAIELIGLDIDGELKAGQEVTFTWYWRALKDVKRDWQIFVHFDSQVHPLRQNLDHYPVDELYRTSLWKEGQIIRDSQTFVLREDFPTGDALPYIGLFRGDERAHVEGENITEDRRAIGPTLKITGNPQREAGLPRHEVRRISEAQAQSITIDGKLDEAVWTDLQSVSLKGFNPRAPYESNVKLAFDATHLYVAAYLEDEHVWGSLTEHDDPLWTQEVFEFFIAPGGPNAPYVELQVSPQNTIFDARFPHRPGSKAKSRDEDITAAKPFAMEGLETAVHLEGSLNDEESKDRFWSVEMQIPLAQLPGVDGAPEPGSSWRANLYRFDRPTEGQTFAYGWSTRPRRDFHDINQFGTLTFGGQAGAVPVRNNAALPEVEAPAEAARERLRRRIQKERESAPE; via the coding sequence ATGTCTGCCCTGAATCGTCCTTTCAGTCGCCATGCGCTGGTCTTTTCGCTGGCACTCTCTGCCGGCACGCTTTGCGCCGCATGCCAGAGCAACGAGCCGCAGGTCGTGCTCACCCAGGAGCAATGGAGCCAGGTGCGTGAGCATATCCTGGAAGAAGCGCCCGAGCCGGAGCACGCCATCGGCGCGACCTACAACGACGCCATCGAGCTCATTGGCCTGGATATCGACGGCGAGCTCAAAGCCGGCCAGGAGGTCACCTTCACCTGGTACTGGCGCGCGCTCAAAGATGTGAAGCGCGACTGGCAGATCTTTGTGCACTTCGACTCCCAGGTGCACCCGCTGCGCCAGAACCTGGACCATTACCCGGTCGACGAGCTCTACCGAACCTCGCTCTGGAAAGAGGGTCAGATCATTCGCGACAGCCAGACCTTCGTGCTGCGTGAAGACTTCCCCACCGGCGACGCCCTCCCCTACATAGGTCTCTTCCGCGGCGATGAGCGCGCGCATGTCGAGGGCGAGAACATCACCGAAGACCGGCGCGCCATCGGGCCCACGCTCAAGATCACGGGCAACCCGCAGCGCGAAGCCGGCCTGCCTCGCCATGAGGTGCGCCGCATCTCCGAGGCGCAGGCGCAGTCCATCACCATCGACGGCAAACTCGATGAGGCCGTCTGGACCGATCTTCAAAGTGTGTCGCTCAAGGGCTTCAACCCGCGCGCGCCTTACGAGAGCAACGTGAAGTTGGCCTTCGACGCCACCCACCTCTATGTGGCGGCGTACCTGGAAGATGAACACGTCTGGGGCTCACTTACCGAGCACGACGATCCCCTCTGGACCCAGGAGGTCTTCGAGTTCTTCATCGCCCCGGGCGGGCCAAACGCCCCTTACGTCGAGCTTCAGGTCAGCCCGCAGAACACGATCTTTGACGCGCGCTTCCCGCATCGCCCAGGCTCCAAAGCGAAGAGCCGCGATGAGGATATCACCGCCGCCAAACCCTTCGCGATGGAGGGGCTTGAGACGGCGGTGCATCTGGAGGGCTCGCTCAACGATGAGGAGAGCAAAGACCGCTTCTGGTCGGTGGAGATGCAGATTCCGCTCGCGCAACTTCCCGGTGTCGATGGCGCGCCCGAACCCGGGAGCTCCTGGCGGGCGAACCTCTACCGCTTCGACCGACCCACCGAGGGGCAGACCTTTGCCTACGGCTGGAGCACGCGCCCCCGCCGCGACTTCCACGACATCAATCAGTTCGGCACGCTGACCTTCGGCGGGCAGGCTGGCGCCGTCCCCGTGCGAAACAATGCCGCGCTGCCCGAGGTTGAAGCTCCCGCGGAGGCCGCCCGCGAGCGCCTGCGCCGCCGGATTCAAAAAGAACGCGAGAGCGCCCCTGAGTAA
- the murC gene encoding UDP-N-acetylmuramate--L-alanine ligase, which translates to MTDGIGRVHMLGIGGIGVSAVARILHARGVEVTGSDVRESSLTEALRAEGMHITIGHDPKNIEGADLVVVSTAIPEENVELVAAREAGIPVEHRSSILAKLLEGYRTIGVTGTHGKGTVSSMIAWILECAGLEPGFVIGGMLNNFGVNARDSGGKWMVVEVDESDGSHHNIECDYVVCNFLELDHLNYYDGLDDIIAKMATFLESNTRLKEAFVNLDCAGNRELVERVNLRPTGYAMEHRAEFRGELLDKGQLPIRYRAYHRDEVMGDWELNLPGRYNVVNAMGAIAVARRIGVAPEVIGKALATYKGLENRFTIAQGGGVTIVKDYISHPTGIKKVLESAKDLVDGRVISVFKPYRYTLIKYLKDEYGEAFQGSDEVIITTMYAAEEDPIPGINTQTVVDRIEANGLPVTFIPNQPDINDYLLETVKPGDKIIFFGGDDFFRQADQILAEFARRAGNTEADDTEQPRFDGPLNEGE; encoded by the coding sequence ATGACAGACGGGATTGGGCGAGTGCATATGCTGGGGATTGGCGGCATCGGGGTATCGGCGGTTGCGCGTATTCTTCATGCGCGGGGCGTCGAGGTCACCGGTTCCGATGTGCGCGAGAGCTCGCTGACCGAGGCGCTGCGCGCCGAGGGCATGCACATCACCATCGGCCACGACCCCAAAAACATTGAGGGCGCCGACCTGGTGGTGGTCTCCACGGCCATCCCTGAGGAGAACGTGGAGCTTGTGGCGGCGCGCGAGGCGGGCATCCCGGTGGAGCATCGCTCCTCAATCCTCGCAAAGTTGCTCGAAGGATACCGCACCATCGGCGTCACGGGCACCCACGGCAAAGGCACCGTCTCCTCGATGATCGCCTGGATCCTGGAGTGCGCCGGGCTGGAGCCGGGCTTTGTGATCGGCGGCATGCTCAACAACTTCGGCGTCAACGCCCGCGACTCCGGCGGCAAATGGATGGTCGTGGAGGTTGATGAGAGCGACGGCTCGCATCACAACATCGAGTGCGACTACGTGGTGTGCAACTTCCTGGAGCTCGACCACCTCAACTACTACGACGGCCTCGACGACATCATCGCCAAGATGGCCACCTTCCTCGAATCCAACACTCGCCTCAAAGAGGCCTTTGTGAACCTGGACTGCGCTGGAAACCGCGAGCTTGTGGAGCGGGTCAACCTGCGCCCGACCGGCTATGCGATGGAGCATCGCGCGGAGTTCCGCGGCGAGCTTCTGGATAAGGGGCAGCTGCCGATTCGCTACCGCGCCTACCACCGCGATGAGGTTATGGGCGACTGGGAGCTCAACCTTCCGGGACGCTACAACGTGGTCAACGCCATGGGTGCCATCGCGGTGGCACGGCGCATCGGCGTGGCGCCGGAGGTCATTGGCAAGGCGCTGGCGACCTATAAGGGCCTGGAGAACCGCTTCACGATCGCCCAGGGCGGAGGGGTGACCATCGTCAAGGATTACATCAGCCATCCCACGGGCATCAAAAAGGTGCTGGAGTCGGCAAAGGATCTGGTCGATGGCCGCGTCATCAGCGTGTTTAAGCCCTACCGCTACACGCTCATCAAGTACCTCAAAGATGAGTATGGCGAGGCGTTCCAGGGGAGCGATGAGGTGATCATCACCACGATGTACGCCGCCGAAGAAGATCCCATCCCGGGCATCAACACCCAGACGGTGGTCGACCGCATTGAGGCCAACGGTCTGCCGGTTACGTTCATCCCGAACCAGCCCGATATCAACGACTACCTGCTGGAGACGGTGAAGCCGGGCGATAAAATCATCTTCTTTGGCGGCGATGACTTCTTCCGTCAGGCCGACCAGATCCTGGCCGAGTTCGCGCGACGCGCCGGCAACACCGAAGCCGATGATACCGAGCAGCCGCGTTTTGACGGCCCGCTCAACGAGGGTGAATAA
- the murD gene encoding UDP-N-acetylmuramoyl-L-alanine--D-glutamate ligase, whose translation MAEQWLSFQKFAVWGAGVSGVAAANLLARRGKDVILSDIKPLDALAEVQERLHPKVTLVGGENVLEGREVIVVSPGMKPSHPDFTRARELGAHVISEVELAWEASKARWIGITGTDGKTTTTSLVGQMLQQADVEHVVAGNIGLPLCAVVEELSEDAVVVAELSAFQLWSCHNLQPAAATVTNVAADHLDYFESFGEYADAKLRIFELQKGQGVAVVPMRDRLVRRWFKEPKGQRMVGFSNRPDDVSELDEAVWFEDDQGWAREEDGVDLCWLESFEDTELFGAHNQLNLACAAALARSVGVSWEHITEAALSFEPLAHRMEYVGEGNEVAFVDDSKATNAHASLAGMQNLDAGFVVIAGGVDKGLDLKGWAKYVAREAGAVVLLGEIAERMEEALKEAGATKVHRAASMEDAVEQAFKLARPGSTVVLSPACSSFDMFESYAQRGRVFQAAVEALISSLP comes from the coding sequence ATGGCCGAGCAATGGTTGAGCTTTCAGAAGTTCGCGGTGTGGGGCGCCGGGGTCAGCGGTGTGGCCGCAGCAAACCTGCTGGCGCGCCGCGGTAAGGACGTCATTCTCAGCGACATCAAGCCTCTTGATGCGCTGGCGGAGGTCCAGGAGCGCCTTCACCCGAAGGTGACGTTGGTCGGTGGCGAAAACGTGCTGGAGGGGCGCGAGGTCATCGTGGTGTCGCCGGGCATGAAGCCCTCGCACCCCGACTTTACGCGGGCTCGCGAGCTGGGCGCGCATGTGATCTCGGAGGTGGAGCTCGCCTGGGAGGCCAGCAAAGCCCGCTGGATCGGCATCACCGGCACCGATGGCAAGACCACCACCACCTCACTGGTGGGCCAGATGTTGCAGCAGGCGGATGTGGAGCATGTGGTTGCTGGCAACATCGGGCTGCCGCTCTGCGCGGTGGTCGAGGAGCTGAGTGAAGACGCGGTGGTCGTCGCCGAGCTGAGCGCGTTTCAGCTCTGGAGCTGCCACAACCTGCAGCCGGCTGCGGCGACCGTGACCAACGTGGCCGCTGACCACCTCGACTATTTTGAGAGTTTTGGGGAGTACGCCGACGCCAAGCTGCGCATCTTTGAGCTTCAGAAGGGCCAGGGCGTAGCGGTGGTGCCGATGCGCGACCGTCTGGTGCGCCGCTGGTTTAAGGAGCCAAAAGGTCAACGGATGGTGGGCTTCTCAAACCGCCCCGATGATGTCTCGGAGCTCGATGAGGCGGTGTGGTTTGAAGATGACCAGGGTTGGGCGCGCGAGGAAGACGGCGTGGATCTTTGCTGGCTGGAGTCGTTTGAAGACACCGAGCTTTTTGGTGCCCATAACCAGCTCAACCTGGCCTGCGCCGCGGCGCTGGCCCGCAGCGTGGGGGTGAGCTGGGAGCATATCACCGAGGCCGCGCTCAGCTTTGAGCCGCTGGCCCACCGCATGGAGTATGTGGGGGAGGGCAATGAAGTTGCCTTTGTCGACGACTCCAAGGCGACCAACGCCCACGCCTCACTGGCCGGGATGCAGAACCTGGACGCGGGCTTTGTGGTGATTGCCGGTGGTGTGGATAAGGGGCTCGACCTGAAGGGCTGGGCCAAATACGTCGCCCGAGAAGCCGGCGCGGTGGTGCTCCTTGGCGAGATCGCCGAGCGCATGGAAGAGGCTCTTAAGGAAGCTGGCGCGACGAAAGTGCACCGTGCCGCCTCGATGGAAGATGCCGTGGAGCAGGCCTTTAAACTGGCCAGGCCGGGGAGCACTGTTGTGCTCAGCCCGGCCTGCTCCAGCTTCGATATGTTCGAGAGCTACGCCCAGCGCGGCCGCGTCTTTCAGGCCGCGGTCGAGGCGTTGATCAGCTCTCTTCCATAA
- a CDS encoding acetyl-CoA carboxylase biotin carboxyl carrier protein subunit: protein MAEEVRAHITGTVWKIEVEIGEEVEEDDDLIILESMKMEMPVPAPCDGVVKEILIKEGDAVDEDQVLIIMEES, encoded by the coding sequence ATGGCTGAAGAAGTTCGCGCGCACATCACAGGCACCGTCTGGAAGATCGAAGTCGAGATTGGCGAGGAGGTCGAAGAAGACGATGACCTCATCATCCTCGAGTCGATGAAGATGGAGATGCCGGTGCCCGCGCCCTGCGACGGCGTCGTCAAAGAGATCCTCATCAAAGAGGGCGACGCCGTCGACGAAGATCAGGTCCTGATCATTATGGAAGAGAGCTGA
- a CDS encoding acetyl-CoA carboxylase biotin carboxylase subunit, producing MFKAVLIANRGEIAARIARTCKRMGIRTVAVYSEADEGAPHTQIADEAYLIGPAHVTKSYLNAERILEVAREAGVDAIHPGYGLLSENSEFVHAVEAAGITFIGPRAEVMELMGDKARAREFAQKAGVPVVPGSDGVVADEDAAIALAESIGYPILVKASAGGGGIGMNLAKNEKKLRKAVQASVRRAESAFGDPSFYLERYIENPRHIEIQVLADTHGNAIHLFERECSVQRRHQKVIEEAPSPLVSRHDGLRERMCEAALALVRASEYVNAGTVEFIADEAGNFYFIEMNTRLQVEHPVTEMIAGLDLVEWQLRVAAGEELTIAQDALTIDGHAIECRLYAENPDKMFMPAPGTITTFKAPTGEGVRLDSGVDAGREVTPYYDPLIAKLIVHASDRPAAIAKMKGALTEMEIGGLTTNLNMHIELMDDADFQAGDIHTGWLEKR from the coding sequence ATGTTTAAAGCCGTCCTGATCGCCAACCGCGGTGAGATCGCCGCTCGTATTGCCCGCACCTGCAAACGCATGGGCATTCGCACCGTCGCCGTCTACAGCGAAGCCGATGAGGGCGCGCCGCATACCCAGATCGCCGATGAGGCCTACCTCATCGGCCCGGCGCACGTGACCAAGAGCTACCTCAACGCCGAGCGCATCCTGGAGGTCGCCCGCGAAGCGGGCGTCGACGCCATCCACCCCGGCTACGGTCTTCTGAGCGAAAACTCCGAGTTCGTGCACGCCGTTGAGGCCGCCGGCATCACCTTCATCGGCCCGCGCGCCGAGGTCATGGAGCTGATGGGCGATAAGGCCCGCGCCCGCGAGTTTGCCCAGAAGGCCGGCGTGCCGGTGGTCCCCGGCTCCGACGGGGTCGTGGCCGATGAAGACGCCGCCATCGCGCTCGCTGAAAGCATCGGTTACCCGATCCTCGTCAAAGCCTCGGCCGGCGGCGGGGGCATCGGTATGAACCTGGCCAAAAACGAGAAAAAGCTGCGCAAAGCCGTGCAGGCTTCGGTGCGCCGCGCCGAGTCGGCCTTTGGCGATCCGAGCTTCTACCTGGAGCGCTACATCGAGAACCCGCGCCATATTGAGATTCAGGTGCTGGCCGATACGCACGGCAACGCCATTCACCTCTTTGAGCGTGAGTGCAGCGTGCAGCGCCGCCACCAGAAGGTCATCGAAGAGGCGCCCTCCCCGCTCGTCTCGCGTCACGATGGCCTGCGCGAGCGTATGTGCGAGGCGGCGCTGGCGCTGGTCCGCGCCAGCGAATACGTCAACGCCGGCACCGTAGAGTTCATCGCCGATGAGGCCGGCAACTTCTATTTCATTGAGATGAACACTCGCCTGCAGGTCGAACATCCGGTCACCGAGATGATCGCCGGGCTCGACCTTGTGGAGTGGCAACTTCGGGTGGCCGCCGGCGAAGAGCTCACCATCGCTCAGGACGCGCTCACCATCGACGGCCACGCCATCGAGTGCCGCCTCTACGCCGAGAACCCCGACAAGATGTTCATGCCTGCCCCCGGCACCATCACGACCTTCAAGGCCCCGACTGGCGAGGGCGTGCGTCTGGACAGCGGCGTCGACGCCGGCCGTGAGGTCACCCCTTATTATGACCCGCTCATCGCCAAGCTCATCGTGCACGCGTCCGACCGCCCGGCGGCCATCGCGAAGATGAAAGGCGCGCTCACCGAGATGGAGATCGGCGGGCTGACCACCAACCTCAACATGCACATTGAGTTGATGGACGACGCCGACTTCCAGGCCGGCGACATCCACACCGGCTGGCTGGAGAAGCGCTGA
- a CDS encoding NAD(P)/FAD-dependent oxidoreductase: MSEEARALIVGGGVAAVSAALWLHDFGVPFDWVDARGQVGGMLLRVNNRIGNFPGTEWADGRELAAALRTQVSKHDLRPETATLVGLLPAPDAPNTALRADFEGLPPRRYEAVALATGTRYRTLGVPGEAECMGRFVSQSAMADAERFAGREVAVVGGGDAALENALRLASFECRVHLLMRSAPRARESFLEEARANPNITLWPTPTLVTKISPAGDACDLALEGSDAPGTLRVAALFVRIGIAPVLPEVPGLELDARGFVHTDADRRSAVPGVFAIGDIRHTPLRSVATASGDGALAARLIATDLGYL; this comes from the coding sequence ATGAGCGAGGAGGCTCGGGCACTGATCGTGGGCGGCGGGGTCGCCGCGGTGAGCGCCGCGCTCTGGTTGCACGACTTCGGCGTGCCTTTTGACTGGGTGGACGCCCGCGGCCAGGTCGGCGGGATGCTGCTGCGGGTCAACAACCGCATCGGCAACTTCCCGGGCACCGAGTGGGCCGACGGCCGTGAGCTGGCCGCCGCGCTCCGAACGCAGGTTTCCAAACATGACCTGCGCCCCGAAACGGCGACCCTGGTGGGGTTGCTCCCCGCCCCCGATGCCCCGAACACCGCACTGCGCGCGGACTTCGAGGGACTCCCCCCTCGCCGCTATGAGGCTGTCGCGCTGGCCACAGGCACCCGCTACCGCACGCTGGGCGTACCCGGTGAGGCCGAATGCATGGGGCGCTTTGTGAGCCAGAGCGCGATGGCCGACGCCGAGCGTTTTGCAGGCCGCGAGGTCGCAGTGGTCGGCGGCGGTGACGCCGCCCTGGAGAACGCGCTGCGCCTGGCGAGCTTTGAGTGCCGGGTGCACCTCTTGATGCGCAGCGCCCCCCGCGCCCGCGAGAGCTTTCTGGAGGAGGCGCGCGCAAACCCCAACATCACCCTCTGGCCGACGCCGACCCTGGTGACAAAAATCTCACCGGCCGGCGACGCCTGCGACCTCGCGCTCGAAGGCAGCGACGCTCCGGGCACCCTGCGTGTGGCCGCGCTTTTTGTGCGCATCGGCATCGCGCCGGTGCTCCCCGAAGTGCCCGGCCTTGAGCTCGATGCGCGCGGTTTTGTGCACACCGACGCCGACCGACGCAGCGCTGTGCCGGGCGTCTTTGCCATCGGTGATATCCGCCACACGCCGCTGCGTTCGGTGGCCACGGCCTCGGGTGATGGAGCGCTGGCCGCGCGCCTGATCGCCACCGACCTCGGCTATCTTTGA
- the folE gene encoding GTP cyclohydrolase I — translation MSDEAVEHFRAFMKAVGLRADQDPELARTAERFTGLMGELFSGLDEPAPAISTFEAPGLHDGSASSRPVLTCAIPFQSMCVHHLLPFFGTMDVAYVPSEHIVGFGSIGRVIDHFAAKPQVQERLIIEIAEHLQTTLNPAGLLVRLRARQLCMEMRGAHKHGELISIEARGVLASGELRAECIAQFQRAEKSL, via the coding sequence ATGAGTGATGAGGCAGTCGAGCATTTTCGAGCCTTCATGAAGGCAGTGGGGTTGCGTGCCGACCAGGATCCGGAGCTTGCCCGCACCGCGGAGCGTTTTACCGGGCTGATGGGCGAGTTGTTCAGCGGACTTGATGAGCCCGCCCCCGCGATCAGCACCTTTGAGGCGCCCGGACTCCATGACGGCAGCGCCAGCAGCCGCCCGGTGCTCACCTGCGCCATCCCCTTTCAGAGCATGTGCGTGCACCACCTCCTGCCCTTCTTCGGTACGATGGACGTGGCCTACGTGCCCTCTGAGCACATCGTGGGTTTTGGCAGCATCGGGCGAGTGATCGACCATTTTGCGGCCAAACCTCAGGTGCAGGAGCGGCTGATCATCGAGATCGCTGAGCATCTGCAGACCACCCTCAATCCGGCCGGCCTGCTTGTGCGACTGCGCGCCCGACAGCTCTGCATGGAGATGCGCGGGGCGCATAAGCATGGCGAGCTTATCTCGATCGAGGCCCGCGGCGTGCTCGCCAGCGGTGAGCTTCGCGCCGAGTGCATCGCGCAATTTCAGCGTGCGGAGAAGTCGCTATGA
- the ruvB gene encoding Holliday junction branch migration DNA helicase RuvB produces the protein MPRDPNIEMTPTGDDVSFDEYLRPRRFEEFVGQRAIKDNLRVMVKSAKMRQAPLDHILFSGPPGLGKTSMAQILAEEMGVNIHITSGPALEKKGDLAGILTSLEKGEILFIDEVHRLSPVVEENLYPAMEDFYFDIVIGEGPHARNMKLTLPPFTLVGATTRSGLLTAPMRDRFGYVARLDYYDADDLKSVLQRSARILDIGLSERGAFEIARRSRGTPRIANRLLNRVRDYAVVGNHSTIDDELADYALERLEVDSAGFDYLDRLYLDALVVKFGGGPTGLDTLASSIGEARHTIEEVIEPYLLQQGFIQRTPRGRVASASAFRHLGVPINSGNQNTIF, from the coding sequence ATGCCTCGCGATCCCAACATCGAGATGACGCCCACCGGCGATGATGTCTCCTTCGATGAGTATTTGCGCCCCCGGCGTTTTGAGGAGTTCGTCGGCCAGCGGGCCATCAAGGATAACCTGCGGGTGATGGTCAAGTCGGCCAAGATGCGTCAGGCCCCGCTCGACCACATCCTCTTCAGCGGCCCGCCCGGTCTGGGGAAGACCTCGATGGCGCAGATCCTCGCGGAAGAGATGGGCGTCAACATCCACATCACCAGCGGCCCGGCGCTGGAGAAAAAAGGCGACCTGGCCGGCATTCTCACCTCGCTGGAAAAGGGCGAGATCCTCTTTATTGATGAGGTTCACCGCCTCTCGCCAGTAGTCGAGGAGAACCTCTACCCGGCGATGGAAGACTTCTACTTTGATATTGTGATTGGCGAGGGCCCGCACGCCCGCAACATGAAGCTCACGCTGCCTCCCTTTACGCTTGTGGGCGCCACCACCCGCTCCGGACTTCTGACGGCCCCGATGCGCGACCGCTTCGGCTACGTGGCTCGCCTGGACTATTACGACGCCGACGATCTGAAGTCGGTCTTGCAACGCTCGGCGCGCATCCTGGACATCGGCCTCTCGGAGCGCGGGGCGTTTGAGATCGCGCGCCGCAGCCGCGGGACCCCGCGTATCGCCAACCGCCTGCTCAACCGCGTGCGCGACTACGCCGTGGTCGGAAACCACAGCACCATCGACGATGAGCTGGCCGACTACGCGCTGGAGCGTCTGGAGGTCGACTCGGCCGGATTTGATTACCTGGATCGCCTTTACCTCGACGCGCTCGTGGTCAAGTTCGGCGGCGGTCCCACCGGGCTGGACACCCTGGCCAGCAGCATCGGTGAGGCCCGCCACACCATCGAAGAAGTCATCGAGCCCTACCTTTTGCAGCAGGGCTTTATTCAGCGCACCCCGCGCGGGCGCGTGGCCTCGGCCAGCGCGTTTCGCCACCTGGGAGTGCCCATTAACAGCGGCAACCAGAACACCATCTTCTGA
- the ruvA gene encoding Holliday junction branch migration protein RuvA: MIAHLTGRLLTSELDSVILDVRGVGYQVFVPVGSAGKLRPNEAGEVSLWIHTSVREDAIQLYGFASGDERRLFAKLISVSGIGPKIGLAVLSDLDPADVVMAVELDRVDTFTKVSGIGKKTAQRLILELKNALGDFSFERSVGEVAVERSAIDDLRSALQNLGYPPAMVDDTVDHVAREATDDQPVEELLRMALKLLR; the protein is encoded by the coding sequence ATGATCGCACATCTTACAGGCCGCCTGCTCACCTCCGAGCTCGACAGCGTCATCCTCGACGTGCGCGGCGTTGGCTACCAGGTCTTCGTGCCGGTGGGCAGCGCCGGCAAACTTCGCCCCAATGAGGCTGGCGAGGTCTCGCTGTGGATTCACACAAGCGTGCGCGAAGACGCCATTCAGCTCTACGGCTTTGCCTCGGGCGATGAGCGTCGTCTTTTCGCAAAACTGATCTCGGTCAGCGGCATCGGCCCCAAGATCGGGCTGGCGGTCCTCTCGGACCTCGACCCGGCCGACGTGGTCATGGCCGTGGAGCTCGACCGGGTGGACACCTTCACCAAGGTCAGCGGCATCGGCAAAAAGACCGCGCAGCGCCTTATCCTCGAGCTTAAAAACGCCCTGGGCGACTTCAGCTTTGAGCGCTCCGTTGGCGAGGTCGCCGTCGAACGCTCGGCCATCGACGACCTGCGCAGCGCCCTGCAGAACCTGGGCTACCCGCCGGCGATGGTCGATGACACCGTCGATCATGTGGCCCGCGAGGCCACCGACGATCAGCCCGTCGAAGAGCTCCTGCGCATGGCCTTAAAGCTCTTGCGCTGA
- the ruvC gene encoding crossover junction endodeoxyribonuclease RuvC yields the protein MIVIGIDPGSRFTGYGLIKKRGQELEHVASGRINASRAKTFIERLEIIYGGLSAVLNEYSVDEAAVESVFVARNAMSTIKLGQARGVALLALSHANLALNEYAPTLVKQAVTGRGRASKDTVGQMVRVHLGLRGELAEDAADALAVAICHCQAFDFQRRLQ from the coding sequence GTGATTGTTATCGGCATCGACCCCGGCAGCCGCTTTACAGGCTATGGCCTGATCAAAAAACGCGGCCAGGAGCTCGAACATGTGGCCAGCGGACGCATCAACGCCTCGCGCGCCAAAACCTTCATCGAGCGCCTGGAGATCATCTACGGAGGCTTGAGCGCCGTGCTCAACGAGTATTCGGTCGATGAGGCCGCGGTCGAGAGCGTCTTCGTGGCCCGAAACGCCATGTCGACCATCAAGCTCGGTCAGGCCCGCGGCGTCGCGCTGCTCGCGCTCAGCCACGCCAACCTCGCGCTCAACGAATACGCCCCGACCCTGGTAAAGCAGGCCGTCACCGGCCGCGGGCGCGCCTCCAAAGACACCGTCGGCCAGATGGTTCGCGTGCACCTGGGGCTGCGCGGCGAACTCGCCGAAGACGCCGCCGATGCCCTGGCGGTTGCGATTTGCCACTGTCAGGCGTTCGACTTTCAGCGCCGCCTGCAATAG
- a CDS encoding arsenate reductase/protein-tyrosine-phosphatase family protein has translation MSTRRIICVCTGNICRSPMAAALLRIKLQQRAVVISAGTLGLVGRPAAQFAQMAVEPYGASLDDHRSQGVSLPLMRMADHILVMSPRHSRHLLQLAPDLQSRLVEIWRFDPEQQVETGIPDPVGQGREIFEHCCAIIDRCIDAWLATLNLPH, from the coding sequence ATGTCCACCCGCCGCATCATCTGTGTCTGTACCGGCAACATCTGCCGCTCGCCAATGGCCGCCGCACTGCTGCGCATCAAGCTGCAGCAGCGCGCCGTGGTGATCTCTGCGGGCACGCTGGGGCTTGTGGGCCGTCCTGCGGCCCAGTTTGCGCAGATGGCCGTGGAGCCCTACGGCGCCTCGCTTGACGATCATCGCTCCCAGGGCGTCTCCCTGCCGCTGATGCGCATGGCCGACCACATCCTGGTGATGTCGCCTCGCCATAGCCGCCATCTTCTGCAGCTCGCACCGGATCTTCAGAGCCGGCTGGTCGAGATCTGGCGCTTTGATCCCGAGCAGCAGGTTGAAACGGGCATCCCCGACCCGGTCGGCCAGGGTCGCGAGATCTTCGAGCATTGCTGCGCGATCATCGATCGCTGCATCGACGCCTGGCTCGCCACCCTGAACCTCCCGCACTAA